A DNA window from Hordeum vulgare subsp. vulgare chromosome 1H, MorexV3_pseudomolecules_assembly, whole genome shotgun sequence contains the following coding sequences:
- the LOC123443752 gene encoding phosphoglycerate kinase, chloroplastic, with product MASTAAPPAALVARRAAAAAAAPLRRAGLAAGCQPARSLAFAAGADPRLAVHVASRCRAASAARGARAVATMAKKSVGDLTAADLEGKRVLVRADLNVPLDDNQNITDDTRIRAAIPTIKYLLTNGAKVILTSHLGRPKGVTPKFSLAPLVPRLSELLGIEVKKADDVIGPEVEKLVADLANGAVLLLENVRFYKEEEKNDPEFAKKLASLADLFVNDAFGTAHRAHASTEGVTKFLKPSVAGFLLQKELDYLDGAVSNPKRPFAAIVGGSKVSSKIGVIESLLEKCDILLLGGGMIFTFYKAQGLSVGSSLVEEDKLELATSLLAKAKAKGVSLLLPSDVVIADKFAPDANSQTVAASAIPDGWMGLDIGPDSVKTFNDALDTTQTIIWNGPMGVFEFDKFAVGTEAVAKKLAELSKKGVTTIIGGGDSVAAVEKVGVADVMSHISTGGGASLELLEGKQLPGVVALDEGVVTSSVAV from the exons ATGGCGTCCACCGCCGCGCCGCCCGCCGCCCTCGTCGCCCGCCGCGCCGCGGCCGCCGCGGCCGCGCCGCTGCGGCGCGCGGGGCTCGCGGCCGGGTGCCAGCCGGCGCGCTCGCTGGCGTTCGCGGCCGGCGCCGACCCGCGCCTCGCAGTCCACGTCGCGTCGCGCTGCCGGGCCGCCTCGGCCGCGCGCGGGGCCCGCGCCGTCGCCACCATGGCCAAGAAGAGCGTCGGCGACCTCACCGCCGCCGACCTCGAGGGCAAGCGCGTGCTCGTGCGGGCCGACCTCAACGTGCCGCTCGACGACAACCAGAACATCACCGACGACACCCGCATCCGCGCCGCCATCCCCACCATCAAGTACCTCCTCACCAACGGCGCCAAGGTCATCCTCACCAGCCACTTG GGTCGTCCTAAGGGTGTTACTCCTAAGTTTAGCTTGGCTCCCCTTGTGCCCAGATTGTCCGAGCTTCTTGGTATTGAG GTGAAAAAAGCAGATGATGTTATTGGCCCAGAAGTTGAAAAGTTGGTGGCTGACCTGGCAAATGGTGCTGTTTTGCTCCTCGAAAATGTAAGATTttacaaggaagaggagaagaacgatCCAGAGTTTGCAAAGAAGCTTGCTTCGCTGGCAGATCTGTTTGTAAACGATGCATTCGGAACAGCCCACAGAGCGCATGCGTCGACTGAGGGAGTTACCAAGTTCTTGAAGCCTTCTGTTGCGGGATTCCTTTTGCAGAAG GAACTTGACTACCTTGATGGAGCTGTTTCAAACCCTAAGCGCCCATTTGCTGCCATTGTGGGTGGCTCAAAGGTGTCATCCAAGATTGGGGTTATTGAATCCCTGTTGGAGAAGTGTGATATCCTTCTTTTGGGTGGTGGTATGATCTTCACATTTTACAAGGCACAAGGACTATCAGTTGGTTCTTCCTTGGTTGAGGAAGATAAACTTGAGTTGGCAACATCTCTGCTTGCAAAAGCAAAGGCAAAGGGTGTCTCCCTTTTGTTGCCATCTGATGTTGTCATTGCTGATAAGTTTGCTCCTGATGCTAACAGCCAG ACCGTCGCAGCATCTGCAATTCCTGATGGTTGGATGGGGCTGGACATTGGCCCAGATTCAGTCAAAACATTTAATGATGCCCTGGACACAACACAGACAATCATTTGGAATGGACCAATGGGTGTCTTTGAATTTGACAAGTTTGCAGTAGGAACGGAG GCTGTTGCAAAGAAGTTGGCCGAGCTTAGCAAAAAGGGTGTGACAACTATTATTGGAGGCGGAGACTCCGTCGCGGCTGTCGAGAAGGTGGGAGTGGCTGATGTTATGAGCCACATCTCAActggtggtggcgctagcttggagTTGTTGGAAGGAAAGCAGCTTCCTGGAGTCGTTGCACTTGATGAAGGTGTCGTGACGAGCTCGGTGGCCGTATGA
- the LOC123413437 gene encoding protein SICKLE, whose translation MDTGEQAGEETSASRRERLLALRSSSAAAAAASSTSPSAAPPPPPPAWDLPEPDLAPTSSAPRPRTRTRFDFYTNPGAAFSSAAAVPHKRKSADPPPPPHGNYGNNYPPPHEHHMAPSPMEGAPGNSPWRSPMQFQTPMSGYRGTPPGPPPHWNPHSTPPAQDQYPHPPNFGFRGRNAGRGGSPMNYRPKGSSMDYGPRGSPMDYGPRGSPRSYVPRGSPHLSSGRGRGENYYNSPGPRGRGGRGGFHNHSGSQDQRNYYRKSMVDDPWQDLQPIVGSILIPIDGAKSWLPESLRKKKEAPNQGRTIPNPTSGLSLAEYLDLSFNEASNESNET comes from the exons ATGGACACCGGCGAGCAAGCCGGGGAGGAGACGTCGGCGAGCCGCCGGGAGCGCCTCCTCGCCCTCCGctcctcctccgctgccgccgccgccgcttcctccacctcgccatctgccgcaccgccgccgccgccgcccgcgtgGGATCTCCCGGAGCCCGACCTGGCGCCCACCTCCTCCGCCCCGCGCCCGCGCACGCGCACGCGGTTCGACTTCTACACCAACCCCGGCGCGGCCTTCTCCTCCGCCGCTGCCGTCCCGCACAAGCGCAAGAGCGCCGATCCCCCGCCCCCGCCTCATG GGAACTATGGTAACAATTATCCTCCTCCACACGAGCACCATATGGCCCCATCTCCGATGGAAGGTGCACCAGGGAATAGTCCATGGAGAAGTCCTATGCAGTTCCAGACTCCTATGTCTGGATACCGAGGAACCCCTCCTGGACCTCCACCTCACTGGAACCCACATTCTACTCCTCCAGCTCAAGATCAGTATCCACATCCACCCAACTTTGGGTTCAGAGGTCGTAATGCTGGCCGAGGGGGCAGCCCAATGAATTACAGACCAAAAGGTAGCTCGATGGATTACGGACCAAGAGGTAGCCCGATGGATTACGGACCAAGAGGAAGCCCGAGGAGTTACGTACCAAGAGGTAGCCCGCATTTGTCTTCCGGACGTGGCAGGGGCGAGAACTACTACAACAGCCCAGGGCCAAGAGGaagagggggaaggggtggcTTCCACAACCATTCTGGATCGCAAGATCAGAGGAACTACTACAGGAAGTCCATGGTTGATGATCCTTGGCAGGACCTGCAACCTATCGTTGGCAGCATACTGATACCCATTGATGGCGCCAAGTCCTGGCTTCCAGAGTCATTGCGTAAAAAGAAGGAGGCACCTAACCAAGGACGAACGATACCAAATCCAACATCAGGATTGAGTCTGGCAGAATACCTTGACTTGTCTTTCAACGAGGCTTCTAATGAGTCTAATGAGACGTGA